From the genome of Mesorhizobium japonicum MAFF 303099, one region includes:
- the urtE gene encoding urea ABC transporter ATP-binding subunit UrtE: MLEVSNATLHYGAAQALRGVSLKAGAGKITCVLGRNGVGKTSLMRSIVGHHRLTSGSVAFEGKALDRSAAYDRARSGIAFVPQGREIFPLLTVRENLESGFAPLKRADRNVPAHVFELFPVLKQMLGRRGGDLSGGQQQQLAIGRALVMRPKLLVLDEPTEGIQPSIIKDIGRAIRFLRDQAGIAVLLVEQYLDFCRELADEVNIMDRGQIVHTGPAEDLDRADVRKFLTV, translated from the coding sequence ATGCTCGAAGTTTCCAACGCCACGCTCCATTACGGCGCCGCCCAGGCGCTGCGCGGCGTTTCGCTGAAGGCGGGCGCCGGCAAGATCACTTGCGTGCTCGGCCGCAACGGCGTCGGCAAGACCAGTTTGATGAGATCGATCGTCGGCCACCACCGGCTGACGAGCGGAAGCGTTGCCTTCGAGGGGAAGGCGCTCGACCGGAGCGCGGCGTATGACCGCGCCCGGTCGGGCATCGCATTCGTACCGCAGGGCAGGGAGATCTTTCCCCTGCTCACGGTGCGCGAAAACCTGGAGTCCGGCTTTGCGCCATTGAAGCGTGCCGACCGCAACGTGCCGGCGCACGTCTTCGAGTTGTTTCCGGTGCTGAAGCAGATGCTTGGCCGCCGTGGCGGCGATCTTTCGGGCGGTCAGCAGCAGCAACTCGCCATTGGCAGGGCGCTGGTGATGCGGCCGAAGCTGCTGGTGCTGGATGAACCCACCGAAGGCATCCAGCCGTCGATCATCAAGGATATCGGCCGCGCCATCCGCTTTTTGCGCGACCAGGCTGGTATCGCCGTGCTGCTGGTCGAACAATATCTCGACTTCTGCCGCGAACTCGCCGACGAGGTCAACATCATGGACCGGGGCCAGATCGTCCATACCGGCCCGGCCGAAGATCTAGACCGGGCTGATGTCCGCAAGTTCCTTACCGTCTAG
- the urtA gene encoding urea ABC transporter substrate-binding protein, whose product MFSASVVAAGLLMSAPARAADDTIKVGILHSLSGTMAISETTLKDAMLMLIDEQNAKGGLLGKKLEAVVVDPASNWPLFAEKARELISKDKVAAVFGCWTSVSRKSVLPVFSELDNILFYPVQYEGEESERNVFYTGAAPNQQAIPAVDYLMSKDGGSVKRWVLEGTDYVYPRTTNKILEAYLKSKGVAAEDIMTNYTPFGFSDWQTEVSAIKKFGSAGKKTAVVSTVNGDANVPFYKELGNQGIKAEDIPVMAFSVGEEELAGLDTKPLVGHLAAWNYFESVNTPENKKFIANWHKFIKNNKRTTNDPMEAHYIGFNMWVKAVEKAGTTDPDKVIDAMIGVSVPNLTGGYSTMMPNHHITKPVLIGEIQANGQFETVSKTPGLVMGDEWSDYLPDSKDLISDWRAPLSCGNFNVKTGKCGGKGTN is encoded by the coding sequence ATGTTTTCGGCGAGCGTGGTTGCCGCCGGCCTGTTGATGTCGGCTCCCGCCAGGGCGGCCGACGATACGATCAAGGTCGGCATTCTCCATTCGCTGTCGGGGACCATGGCGATTTCGGAGACGACGCTGAAGGACGCCATGCTGATGCTCATCGATGAGCAGAACGCCAAGGGCGGCCTGCTCGGCAAGAAGCTTGAAGCCGTCGTCGTCGATCCGGCGTCCAACTGGCCGCTGTTCGCCGAAAAGGCGCGCGAGCTGATTTCGAAGGACAAGGTCGCGGCGGTGTTCGGCTGCTGGACCTCGGTGTCGCGCAAGTCGGTGCTGCCGGTGTTCTCCGAGCTCGACAACATCCTGTTCTACCCCGTCCAGTATGAGGGCGAGGAAAGCGAGCGCAACGTGTTCTATACGGGTGCCGCACCGAACCAGCAGGCCATTCCGGCGGTCGACTATCTGATGAGCAAGGACGGGGGCTCTGTGAAGCGTTGGGTGCTGGAAGGCACCGACTACGTCTATCCGCGCACCACCAACAAGATCCTCGAAGCCTACCTGAAGTCCAAGGGCGTCGCGGCCGAGGACATCATGACCAACTACACGCCGTTCGGCTTCTCCGACTGGCAGACGGAAGTCTCGGCGATCAAGAAGTTCGGTTCGGCCGGCAAGAAGACCGCCGTCGTCTCGACCGTCAACGGCGACGCCAACGTGCCGTTCTACAAGGAACTCGGCAACCAGGGCATCAAGGCCGAGGACATCCCGGTGATGGCCTTCTCCGTTGGTGAGGAAGAGCTCGCCGGTCTCGACACCAAGCCGCTGGTCGGACATCTGGCCGCCTGGAACTATTTCGAGAGCGTCAACACGCCTGAGAACAAGAAGTTCATCGCTAACTGGCACAAGTTCATCAAGAACAACAAGCGCACCACCAACGACCCGATGGAAGCCCACTATATCGGGTTCAACATGTGGGTGAAGGCGGTTGAAAAGGCCGGCACCACCGATCCGGACAAGGTCATCGATGCCATGATCGGTGTTTCGGTGCCAAACCTGACCGGCGGTTATTCGACGATGATGCCGAACCACCATATCACCAAGCCGGTGCTGATCGGTGAAATCCAGGCCAATGGCCAGTTCGAAACGGTCTCGAAGACGCCGGGTCTGGTGATGGGCGACGAATGGTCCGACTACCTGCCCGACTCCAAGGACCTGATTTCCGATTGGCGCGCGCCGCTCAGCTGCGGCAACTTCAACGTCAAAACCGGCAAGTGCGGCGGTAAGGGCACGAACTGA
- the urtD gene encoding urea ABC transporter ATP-binding protein UrtD, producing the protein MSKSNTILYLDGVSVSFDGFRAINNLSLVLDKGEMRAIIGPNGAGKTTMMDIVTGKTRPDEGEVFFDGQVDLTRHDEAEIAMMGIGRKFQKPTVFESHTIEDNLMLALKGPRSIFPALFHRRSAAEARQIDDILGIIRLGDKRHELAANLSHGQKQWLEIGMLLAQDPKLLLVDEPVAGMTDAETEETARLLKDIARDHSVIVVEHDMHFVRELGVKVTCLHEGSVLSEGTLDFVSADERVVEVYLGR; encoded by the coding sequence ATGAGCAAGTCGAACACCATCCTCTATCTCGACGGCGTCTCGGTCTCCTTCGACGGTTTTCGCGCCATCAACAATTTGTCGCTGGTGCTCGACAAGGGCGAGATGCGCGCCATCATCGGCCCCAACGGCGCCGGCAAGACGACGATGATGGACATCGTCACCGGCAAGACGCGGCCCGACGAGGGCGAAGTGTTCTTCGACGGCCAGGTGGATCTCACCAGGCATGACGAGGCCGAGATCGCCATGATGGGCATAGGCCGCAAATTCCAGAAACCGACGGTTTTCGAGAGCCACACGATCGAGGACAATCTGATGCTGGCGCTGAAGGGGCCGCGTTCGATCTTCCCGGCGCTGTTCCATCGCCGCTCCGCGGCCGAGGCGCGGCAGATCGACGACATTCTCGGCATTATCCGGCTGGGCGACAAGCGCCACGAGCTGGCCGCCAATCTCAGCCACGGCCAGAAACAGTGGCTGGAGATCGGCATGCTGCTGGCGCAGGACCCGAAGCTGCTTTTGGTCGACGAGCCGGTCGCGGGCATGACCGATGCCGAAACCGAGGAGACCGCGCGGCTGCTCAAGGACATTGCGCGCGACCATTCGGTCATCGTCGTCGAGCACGACATGCATTTCGTGCGCGAACTCGGCGTCAAGGTGACCTGCCTGCACGAAGGCTCGGTACTATCGGAAGGCACACTGGATTTCGTCTCGGCCGACGAGCGTGTCGTCGAAGTCTATCTGGGGAGATGA
- a CDS encoding DUF72 domain-containing protein yields MSKSGTIRSGMGGWTFEPWDTSFYPDKLSKAKQLQYASRQVPSIEVNGTYYSSFKEPTFVKWASEAPDGFVYSLKGNRFVTNRRVLGEAGESMMRFLGSGVAALGDKLGPILWQFAPTKKFDPDDFEAFLKLLPEKQDGVALRHALEVRNDSFFVPEFAALARKYKAAIVYADHAKYPDIADVTGDFVYARLQTGSDDNPDCYTPKGLDEWAARAKIWAEGKQPADLRRADPATDAPVQPRDVFVYFITEGKVRAPFGAMALMKRIAG; encoded by the coding sequence ATGAGCAAATCGGGAACAATCCGCTCCGGCATGGGCGGCTGGACCTTTGAGCCCTGGGATACGTCCTTCTATCCGGATAAGTTGTCGAAGGCCAAGCAGCTGCAATATGCCAGCCGGCAGGTGCCGAGCATCGAGGTCAACGGTACCTACTATTCCAGCTTCAAGGAGCCGACCTTCGTCAAATGGGCAAGCGAGGCGCCGGACGGGTTTGTCTATTCGCTTAAGGGCAACCGCTTCGTCACCAATCGCCGCGTGCTGGGCGAGGCCGGTGAATCGATGATGCGCTTCCTCGGTTCCGGCGTTGCCGCGCTCGGCGACAAGCTCGGCCCGATCCTGTGGCAGTTCGCGCCGACGAAAAAGTTCGATCCGGACGATTTCGAAGCTTTTTTGAAACTGCTGCCGGAGAAACAGGATGGTGTCGCACTGCGTCACGCGCTCGAAGTCCGCAACGACAGTTTCTTCGTGCCGGAATTCGCGGCGCTTGCCCGTAAATACAAGGCGGCGATCGTCTATGCCGACCATGCCAAATATCCTGACATCGCCGACGTCACCGGTGACTTCGTCTACGCACGGCTGCAGACCGGCTCGGACGACAACCCCGATTGCTACACGCCCAAGGGGCTCGACGAGTGGGCGGCACGGGCAAAAATATGGGCGGAAGGCAAGCAGCCGGCCGATTTGCGGCGCGCCGATCCCGCCACCGACGCGCCCGTGCAGCCGCGCGATGTGTTCGTCTACTTCATCACCGAGGGCAAGGTGCGCGCGCCGTTCGGGGCGATGGCGCTGATGAAGCGCATAGCCGGCTGA
- the urtC gene encoding urea ABC transporter permease subunit UrtC, which produces MITGRFFAAGADRRIAITILILLAAAIVVPLLNLAVSPTSAFYVPAYIVALTGKYLCYALLALALDLVWGYCGILSLGHGAFFALGGYAMGMYLMRQIGSRGVYGNPILPDFMVFLNYKELPWFWYGFDHFWFAAIMVLAVPGLLAFVFGWFAFRSRVTGVYLSIITQAMTYALLLAFFRNDMGFGGNNGLTDFKDILGFNVQADATRSALFAASAAMLALAVFITWAIVGSKYGKLLMAVRDAESRTRFLGWRAENVKLFAFTVSAVMAGIAGALYVPQVGIINPGEFEPSNSIEVVIWAAVGGRGTIVGPIIGALLVNAGKSWFTGVLPELWLFALGGLFVAVTLLLPKGIIGMWDSWRGNAKALRAASVAEEAGTKVAVASATSKPARSPARNPGEWSLSDPEPQAAE; this is translated from the coding sequence ATGATCACGGGACGCTTCTTCGCCGCTGGCGCTGACCGCCGCATCGCGATCACGATTCTCATCCTGCTGGCTGCCGCCATTGTCGTGCCGCTGCTCAATCTTGCGGTATCGCCGACCAGCGCCTTCTACGTCCCGGCCTATATAGTGGCGCTAACCGGCAAATATCTCTGCTATGCGCTGCTGGCGCTCGCGCTCGACCTGGTCTGGGGCTATTGCGGCATCCTTTCGCTCGGCCACGGCGCCTTCTTCGCGCTCGGCGGCTATGCGATGGGCATGTATCTGATGCGCCAGATCGGTTCGCGCGGCGTCTACGGCAACCCGATCCTGCCCGATTTCATGGTGTTCCTGAACTACAAGGAATTGCCGTGGTTCTGGTATGGCTTCGACCATTTCTGGTTTGCGGCGATCATGGTTCTGGCCGTGCCCGGCCTGCTTGCCTTCGTCTTCGGCTGGTTCGCCTTCCGCAGCCGCGTCACCGGCGTCTATCTCTCCATCATCACCCAGGCGATGACCTATGCGCTGCTGCTCGCCTTCTTCCGCAACGATATGGGTTTCGGCGGCAATAACGGCCTGACCGATTTCAAGGATATTCTGGGCTTCAACGTGCAGGCCGACGCAACGCGTTCGGCGCTGTTCGCCGCCAGCGCGGCGATGCTGGCGCTCGCCGTGTTCATCACCTGGGCGATCGTCGGCTCCAAATACGGCAAGCTCCTGATGGCGGTGCGCGACGCGGAGAGCCGCACGCGCTTCCTCGGCTGGCGGGCGGAGAATGTGAAACTGTTCGCCTTCACCGTCTCGGCCGTCATGGCCGGCATTGCCGGCGCGCTCTACGTGCCGCAGGTCGGCATCATCAATCCCGGTGAGTTCGAACCGTCCAATTCGATCGAGGTGGTGATCTGGGCCGCCGTCGGCGGGCGCGGCACCATTGTCGGGCCGATCATCGGCGCGCTGCTGGTCAATGCCGGCAAATCCTGGTTCACCGGCGTGCTGCCGGAATTGTGGCTGTTCGCGCTCGGCGGCCTGTTCGTGGCCGTCACCCTGCTCTTGCCGAAGGGCATCATCGGTATGTGGGACAGCTGGCGCGGCAATGCGAAGGCGTTGCGCGCGGCCTCCGTCGCTGAAGAAGCCGGCACCAAGGTTGCAGTGGCGTCCGCGACCTCAAAGCCCGCTCGCTCGCCGGCGAGGAATCCAGGCGAATGGTCCTTGTCCGACCCTGAACCGCAGGCGGCGGAGTAG
- the urtB gene encoding urea ABC transporter permease subunit UrtB has product MKIFHAMGLTLLLLLTTLSSSGAAEADLRAIIAKFATVTDFSETGAVVQELTATGDPAVERPLAALAEGNLYIRTADSMVFVGKEGDENVQLFDPLSGEAAGEASEDDITKITVNNTLRRAIRDALGTLTLGSKDPTVRIAAADTMFKTPDAANIEPLDAAIVSETVASVKALLEQARAASILVSDKPDADKLAAIALIGSRGDRDAVSLLTSVEANASGAVKDAATAAIANINSTLAFWDAGQNIWYGISLGSVLLLAAIGLAITFGVMGVINMAHGEMVMLGAYTTFVVQQVIRTSFPGLFDWSLVIALPLAFLVAALVGLAIERGVIRFLYGRPLETLLATWGVSLILQQAVRSIFGPTNQEVGNPSWMSGSFDIGQLAITWNRLWILVFALTVFGVLLYVMKRTPWGLQMRAVTANRRMAASMGIRTPWVDALTFALGSGIAGIAGVALSQIDNVSPNLGRGYIIDSFMVVVFGGVGNLWGTLVGAFSLGIVNKFLEPYAGAVLGKIVVLVLIILFIQKRPRGLFALKGRAVEA; this is encoded by the coding sequence ATGAAGATTTTCCATGCGATGGGCCTGACGCTTTTGCTCCTGCTGACGACGCTGTCGTCTTCGGGCGCAGCGGAAGCCGATCTGCGTGCCATTATCGCCAAATTCGCTACGGTAACGGACTTCTCCGAGACGGGCGCCGTCGTTCAAGAGTTGACGGCCACAGGGGATCCCGCCGTCGAACGGCCGCTTGCTGCATTGGCTGAGGGCAATCTTTACATTCGCACGGCCGACTCGATGGTGTTTGTCGGCAAGGAGGGCGATGAAAACGTCCAGCTTTTTGACCCGCTGAGCGGCGAGGCTGCGGGGGAGGCCTCCGAAGACGACATAACCAAAATCACCGTCAACAACACCTTGCGCCGCGCCATTCGCGATGCGTTGGGCACGTTGACGCTTGGGTCCAAGGATCCGACGGTCCGCATCGCCGCCGCCGACACTATGTTCAAGACACCTGATGCCGCCAATATCGAGCCGCTCGACGCAGCGATCGTCAGTGAAACCGTGGCGAGCGTTAAGGCGCTGCTGGAGCAGGCGCGTGCCGCTTCCATACTGGTTTCAGACAAGCCCGATGCAGACAAGCTCGCCGCAATCGCCCTGATCGGCTCGCGCGGCGATCGTGACGCGGTTTCACTGCTCACCTCGGTCGAGGCCAATGCCTCGGGCGCCGTGAAGGACGCCGCGACGGCTGCGATCGCCAACATCAACTCGACGCTGGCCTTCTGGGACGCCGGACAAAACATCTGGTACGGCATTTCGCTGGGCTCGGTGCTGCTGCTCGCGGCGATCGGGCTTGCCATCACCTTCGGCGTCATGGGCGTCATCAACATGGCGCATGGCGAGATGGTGATGCTCGGCGCCTACACGACCTTCGTCGTCCAGCAGGTGATCCGCACATCCTTTCCCGGCCTGTTCGACTGGTCGCTGGTCATCGCGCTGCCGCTTGCCTTTCTGGTCGCCGCCCTCGTCGGTCTCGCCATCGAACGCGGCGTCATCCGCTTCCTCTATGGCCGGCCGCTGGAGACGCTGCTGGCGACCTGGGGCGTGTCGCTGATCCTGCAGCAGGCTGTGCGCTCGATCTTCGGGCCGACCAACCAGGAGGTCGGCAACCCCTCCTGGATGTCGGGGTCGTTCGATATCGGCCAGCTGGCCATCACCTGGAACCGGCTCTGGATCCTGGTGTTCGCGCTCACCGTCTTCGGCGTGCTGCTCTACGTGATGAAGCGCACGCCCTGGGGCCTGCAGATGCGCGCCGTCACCGCCAACCGCCGCATGGCCGCCTCCATGGGCATCAGGACACCGTGGGTCGATGCGCTGACCTTCGCGTTGGGATCCGGCATTGCCGGTATCGCCGGCGTCGCGCTCAGCCAGATCGACAATGTCTCGCCCAATCTCGGCCGCGGCTACATCATCGACAGTTTCATGGTCGTCGTCTTCGGCGGCGTCGGCAATCTCTGGGGCACGCTGGTCGGCGCCTTTTCGCTGGGCATCGTCAACAAGTTCCTCGAGCCATATGCCGGCGCGGTGCTGGGCAAGATCGTCGTGCTGGTGCTGATCATCCTGTTCATCCAGAAGCGCCCGCGCGGCCTGTTCGCGCTCAAGGGCAGGGCGGTGGAAGCATGA
- a CDS encoding GNAT family N-acetyltransferase, which produces MTIRRALAGDIQTVVSLTEAAYAPYNAILDAPPIPVTEDYAPRIANGEVWLLESGGEPAGVLTLERHADHAMIFSVAVSPGFQGKGFGIALLKHADEQTRQWGLPEIRLYTNAKMERNIALYLAYGYRETGRRPNPYRPGWVLVDMAKPVDETTTA; this is translated from the coding sequence ATGACAATCAGAAGAGCGCTTGCCGGTGATATCCAAACAGTCGTTTCGCTGACGGAAGCCGCCTACGCTCCTTACAACGCCATACTCGACGCGCCGCCGATCCCGGTGACCGAAGACTACGCGCCGCGCATCGCGAACGGCGAGGTCTGGCTGCTGGAGAGTGGCGGCGAACCTGCCGGAGTGCTCACACTGGAGCGGCATGCGGATCACGCGATGATCTTCTCCGTCGCGGTGTCGCCCGGCTTCCAGGGCAAGGGGTTCGGTATCGCATTGTTGAAACACGCCGACGAGCAGACGCGCCAATGGGGCCTACCGGAGATACGGCTCTACACCAATGCGAAAATGGAGCGGAACATCGCGCTCTATCTCGCTTACGGCTATCGCGAAACGGGTCGCCGGCCCAACCCCTACCGGCCAGGATGGGTGCTTGTCGACATGGCAAAACCGGTCGACGAGACCACGACGGCCTGA
- a CDS encoding GGDEF domain-containing protein, with amino-acid sequence MSLDYTSLLLAVGFSAACLSLTLFGMWLTARTERFLLTWAISLVFVVGDIFVYDAYIDMPGRLLGIATLALLLLGFSTMLGAAFQFRTGGSPLPLALLGCVSLAVTLPPMALGYDGLGFMFENLFAALLLFATAFEYWRGRDEAPALTIGITTLYSATAVSFMLCAAVLAWDGRLVLGHAPSNWAEELSLIVVIASMTGIGALSLALNQGRLARHHRRNALTDPLTGLLNRRALFDMHGHVPVGAFTAVVVFDLDNFKAINDEFGHAAGDEVLKVFARELAGNLRQTDIAARMGGEEFALVLKRTLPETVEDAAERIRTAFATRLIETETGSLRCTVSAGFAFGSKEGLSFDKVLSAADKALYDAKRGGRNRVTASPFRRAS; translated from the coding sequence ATGTCGCTCGACTACACTTCACTTCTGCTGGCCGTCGGTTTCTCCGCCGCTTGCCTGAGCCTGACATTGTTCGGCATGTGGCTGACCGCCCGCACGGAACGGTTTCTGCTGACATGGGCGATCAGCCTGGTGTTCGTGGTCGGCGATATCTTTGTCTACGACGCCTATATCGACATGCCCGGACGCTTGCTCGGCATCGCCACCCTTGCCCTGTTGCTGCTCGGCTTCTCCACCATGCTGGGTGCGGCCTTCCAGTTCAGAACCGGCGGCTCGCCGCTGCCGCTCGCACTGTTGGGCTGTGTTTCACTGGCGGTGACGCTGCCACCCATGGCTCTGGGCTACGATGGCCTCGGCTTCATGTTCGAGAACCTGTTCGCTGCCTTGCTCCTGTTCGCGACGGCATTCGAATACTGGCGAGGCCGCGACGAGGCCCCTGCCCTGACGATCGGCATCACCACGCTCTATTCGGCCACCGCCGTTTCCTTCATGCTGTGCGCGGCGGTCCTGGCATGGGACGGCAGGCTGGTTCTCGGCCATGCACCAAGCAACTGGGCCGAGGAACTGAGCCTCATTGTCGTCATCGCCAGCATGACGGGTATTGGTGCCCTGTCGCTTGCGCTCAACCAGGGGCGTCTGGCGAGGCATCATCGCCGCAATGCGCTCACCGATCCCTTGACCGGCCTGCTCAACCGGCGCGCGCTTTTCGACATGCATGGCCACGTCCCGGTCGGTGCCTTTACCGCTGTGGTCGTCTTCGACCTCGACAATTTCAAAGCCATCAACGACGAGTTCGGCCACGCGGCCGGTGACGAGGTGCTGAAGGTGTTTGCGAGGGAACTCGCCGGCAATCTTCGCCAGACCGACATCGCCGCGCGCATGGGCGGCGAGGAATTCGCACTGGTGCTGAAGCGCACGCTGCCGGAAACGGTCGAGGACGCGGCAGAGCGCATCCGGACCGCCTTCGCGACACGCCTGATAGAGACCGAAACCGGCTCGCTGAGGTGCACGGTCAGCGCCGGGTTTGCATTTGGCAGCAAAGAGGGCCTCAGCTTCGACAAGGTGCTCAGCGCCGCCGACAAGGCGCTCTACGACGCCAAGCGCGGCGGCCGCAACCGCGTCACCGCCTCTCCATTCCGGCGCGCGAGCTGA